A genomic segment from Chitinophaga flava encodes:
- a CDS encoding sulfite exporter TauE/SafE family protein: MDIKANELQMEITGYIAAALIGISLGLIGGGGSILTLPVLVYLFGIAPAAATSYSLFIVGTTSLVGAVGSYRKQLVDIPVALLFGIPSILVVFLTRHYVVPAIPAALFQTGDFIVTRELGVMLLFALLMLMASVSMIRGKNATLTAATNMSTAGRIRLLLYGTLIGFITGLLGAGGGFLIIPALIMIAGLPMKRAVGTSLLIMAMSTLIGFLGDAGRGGINWVLLITVTVIAVAGVLIGGALTSKIPGAKLKQAFGWFVLAMGVYIIILETVLK, encoded by the coding sequence ATGGACATTAAAGCAAACGAGTTACAGATGGAAATTACAGGTTATATAGCAGCTGCGTTGATTGGTATTTCACTGGGATTGATTGGTGGCGGTGGGTCTATCTTAACCTTACCGGTACTGGTGTATCTCTTTGGTATTGCCCCGGCAGCTGCCACTTCCTATTCTCTTTTTATTGTAGGTACCACCAGCCTGGTAGGGGCAGTAGGCAGTTACAGAAAACAACTGGTAGATATACCGGTGGCGCTGCTGTTTGGTATACCATCTATTCTGGTCGTCTTTCTTACGAGGCACTATGTGGTGCCGGCCATCCCTGCAGCGCTCTTCCAAACAGGTGATTTCATCGTTACCAGGGAACTGGGCGTGATGCTCCTGTTTGCGCTGCTGATGCTGATGGCATCTGTATCCATGATCCGCGGAAAGAACGCCACGTTGACGGCAGCTACCAATATGAGCACAGCAGGTCGGATCAGACTTTTGCTGTATGGCACCCTGATCGGTTTTATCACCGGTTTGCTGGGCGCTGGCGGTGGTTTTCTTATCATTCCCGCATTGATTATGATTGCAGGCCTGCCCATGAAAAGGGCGGTGGGCACTTCTCTTCTGATCATGGCCATGAGTACGCTGATCGGTTTCCTGGGAGATGCCGGCAGAGGTGGTATCAACTGGGTATTGCTGATTACGGTTACAGTGATAGCTGTGGCCGGTGTATTGATCGGCGGAGCACTTACCTCCAAGATACCCGGTGCTAAGCTTAAACAGGCCTTTGGCTGGTTTGTACTGGCCATGGGCGTATACATCATCATCCTGGAAACAGTACTCAAATAA
- a CDS encoding Crp/Fnr family transcriptional regulator: MDSKTDILQYLDTHFPTLDSDLKQHLSDIGAIKEVPAGMVLMQQGQPIRYTVLVLEGRLKLYREGEDIGEFFMYYLEPGDACAISMVCVASGKASEVMAKAVDDSVVLMIPVRYMEALMRDYKSWYQFVIESYRRRFEEVLNVLDSTVFKSMDERLLSYIRAQADKLGTHELKLTHQEIATDLNSSREVVSRLLKKMEQKGIVKLNRNYIEVLPM, encoded by the coding sequence ATGGATAGTAAAACGGATATTCTCCAATACCTCGATACGCATTTCCCTACGCTGGACAGCGATTTAAAACAACATCTGTCAGATATAGGAGCCATCAAAGAGGTGCCGGCCGGTATGGTGCTGATGCAACAGGGCCAGCCGATCAGATATACTGTTCTGGTACTCGAAGGAAGATTAAAACTGTATCGTGAAGGAGAAGATATAGGCGAATTTTTTATGTATTATCTGGAGCCAGGCGATGCCTGTGCCATTTCCATGGTATGTGTGGCCTCCGGAAAAGCCAGCGAAGTAATGGCCAAAGCGGTAGATGACTCGGTGGTGCTCATGATACCCGTAAGGTATATGGAAGCCCTGATGAGAGATTATAAAAGCTGGTACCAGTTTGTAATAGAATCTTACCGGCGCCGTTTTGAAGAAGTGCTCAACGTGCTGGACAGCACCGTGTTTAAAAGTATGGATGAGCGGCTGTTGTCCTATATCCGCGCTCAGGCCGACAAACTAGGCACCCATGAACTCAAATTAACCCACCAGGAAATAGCTACAGACCTTAACTCATCGAGGGAGGTCGTTTCACGTCTGCTCAAAAAAATGGAGCAGAAAGGCATTGTTAAGCTCAACAGGAATTATATAGAGGTATTACCTATGTAA